The genomic interval CGTGATGGAAGAGCACGGCATCGACCCCACGAGCGTCGAGACGTGGGACCAGTACATCGAGGAGGGGAAGAAGCTCCCCGACGGACAGTACCTCCTCAACCTCCCGTCCAACGACTACGACGGTCTGTGGCGGATGATGTTCCGCCAGCTCGGCGGCCAGCCGTTCACCAGCAACGGCGCGGTGAACATCAACTCCGACAAGAGTCTGCAGGTGGCGCGCATCCTCAAGCGCCTGCGTGACTCGGGCGTGGCGAACGACCTCGCCTCGTGGTCGTCGGCGTGGTTCACCGCCTTCGGCGAGGGAACCACTGCCAGCCTGACCGCGGGTGCGTGGATCGAGGGCACCCTCAAGGCCGAGCTCGGTGACACGGCCGGCCAGTGGGGCGCCATCAAGCCGCCGGCGATCGAGTCTGGCGGCTCGCGCGCGACGAACTGGGGCGGCTCGAACGTCACCATCGCGAAGCAGGTCGACGACGAGACGGCCCGTCGCGCGTGGGACTACATGGCCTACACGTTGGGCAGCAAGGAGCACCAGCTTACCATGTACAAGGAGTACGGGATCTTCCCGGCGCTGGAGTCCGCCTACGAGTCTGAGGCGTTCGACCAGGGGAGCGAGTTCCTCGACGGCCAGGAGGCCGGTCGGATGTTCGCCGAGATCGCCCCCGAGATCGCACCGTACCGCTACACGGTCGACACGCCGGAGGTCACGAAGGCGATCAACACCCACTTCCGCGACATGATGACGGGCAACAAGACCCCCAAGGAAGCGATCGACGCGGCGGCCACGCAGGTCGCCGACCGGACGGGTCGCGACCTCGCCTGATTGCTCACCAGCATGGCCGCACCAACTTCCAACGAGCCGCTGTCGGACGCCACTGTCCGCGACCGGGCTCGGTTCTTTCGACAGGCGCTGAGCCGTCGGCTTCCGAGCCTCGGCGAGAGCGGCGTCGGCTACCTGTTCCTCCTGCCGACGTTCCTGTTGTTCTCGCTGTTCCTCGGGTTCCCGATCCTGTACACGTTCTACCTCTCGTTCTTCCGGTTCCAGGGCGTGAGCGACGAGACGCTGCTGTGGATCGATCTGCCGGGCTTCGAGTTCCAGTTGACCCGCATCGCGGAGCTCCAGTTCGTCGGGCTCCAAAACTACACGGCGATGTTCACCGACACGCTGTTCCTGCAGGCGTCGTTCAACACGCTGTTCATCCTGCTGGTGCAGGTGCCGCTGATGGTGGGGTTGGCGCTGCTGTTCGCGGTGGCGCTCAACGCCTCGTTCGTCAAGTTCCGCGGCGTGTTCCGTACCGTGCTCGCGCTGCCGGTGTCGGCGAACCTCGTCGCCTACTCGACGGTGTTCCTCCTGTTGATGCAGGAGACGGGCCTGGTGAACTACGTGCTCACGGGCGTCGGCCTGCCGGCGATCCCGTGGCTCAGTAGTTCGTTCTGGTCACGGATGACCATCGTCGGCGCCGTCACCTGGCGGTGGACCGGCTACAACATGATCATCCTGCTGGCGGGGCTGCAGAACATCCCCCAACAGCTGTACGAGGCCGCCGAGATCGACGGCGCCAGCCGGATCGACAAGTTCCGGTACGTGACGGTGCCGCTGCGGCCCGTCCTGCTGTTCGTGTTCGTCACCTCGACGATCGGGACGTTCAAACTGTTCAGCGAGCCCGTGATCATCAACAGCGGTGGCGCACCGCTGGACTCGACGATCACCATCGTGCAGTACATCTACCAGACGGCGTTCATCGACTTCCGACTGGGCTACGCGAGCGCGTTGACGTACGTGCTCATCTTCGTGGTCAGCCTGCTGTCGGCGGCGCAACTGCGCGTCGGAGGGTCCGACGATGCGTGAGGAGACGCGCCGCGAGGCGGTGTGGCAGTTCCTCACCTACGCGTTCATCCTCATGGGCGCCACCGTGACGATGGTGCCGCTGTACTGGATCGCGGTCGCGTCGACGCTGAAGGAGTCGGAGTTCCTCTCGTCGACGGCGCCGCGCCTGCTGCCGGGCGACAGTTTCCTCGCGAACTTCGAGTCGCTGCAAGCCCGCCAGAACGTCCAGTTCGTCGGCCACCCCGGCGAGATGACCCAGTACATCGACGTGGGTCCGTTCTACTTCGCGTACGACTTCTGGCACCTGTGGGACATGGGGGCGATGGAGAGCAGTATCTTCGTCGCGGTCGTGTACACGGCGCTGTCGCTGCTGCTGTGTTCGATGGCCGGCTTCGCGTTCGCGAAGTACGAGTTCCGGTTCAAGAAGCCCATCTTCTACGCCATCCTCGCGACGCTGATCTTGCCGATCCAACTGCTCGTCATCCCGCTGTTCCTCCTCATGAGCCAGCTCGGGATGACGAACAACTACTGGGCGATCATCCTCCCGTGGGCGGCGAACCCGCTCGGTATCTTCCTGATGCGCCAGAACATGCGGTCGATCCCCGACGCGCTGTTGGAGTCGGCCCGGATGGACGGCGCCACGGAGTTCCAACTGTACTACAAGATCGCGCTGCCGACGATGAAGTCGTCGTTGGCGGCGCTGGCGATCATCCTGTTCCTCTTCCAGTGGAACCTGTTCTTGTTCCCGCTGGTCATCCTCGACCAGGGCAAGTACACGATCCCGGTCGCCATCAACCAACTCGTCGGCGCACAGCGCGTCTACTACGACCAGATCATGGTCGCAGCGGCCCTCTCGGTGATCCCGGTGTTCCTGCTGTTCCTGTTCTTACAGAAGCAGTTCGTCAGCGGGATCCTCGCAGGGGCCGTCAAGGAGTGAGTTAAGCATGTCAGGTATCACATTACAGACTGTTCGAAAAGAGTTCGAGACCGGCGAGGAGCACATCGTCGCGGTCGACGACGTCGACCTAGAGATTCGCGACGGGGAGTTCCTCGTCCTCGTCGGTCCCTCGGGGTGCGGCAAGACGACCACCCTGCGGTGTATCGCGGGGCTCGAAGACGTGACGGACGGCACGATCGCCTTCGGTGACGACGACGTCACCGACCTGCGAGCGCGCGAGCGGGACGTGGCGATGGTGTTCCAGAACTACGCCCTCTATCCGCACATGAACGTGCGGGAGAACATCGGTATGGGGCTGAAGCTGTCCTCGTCGATGACCAGTGCCGAGATCGACGCCAAGGTGGAAGACGTCGCCGAGTTGCTGGGGATCGAGCCCCTACTGGCGAAGAAGCCCAAAGAGCTGTCGGGCGGCCAGCAACAACGCGTCGCGCTGGGACGGGCGATCGTCCGCGACCCAGAGGCGTTCCTCATGGACGAACCGCTGTCGAACCTCGACGCGAAGCTGCGCGCCCAGATGCGCACGGAACTGCAGACACTCCAGCACGACCTGGACGTGACGACGGTGTACGTCACGCACGACCAGACCGAGGCGATGGCGATGGGCGACCGCATCGCGATCATGGACGGTGGTGAACTCCAGCAGGTGGGGACCGCCGAAGAGGTGTATCGCACGCCCGTCAACGAGTTCGTCGCCGACTTCATCGGCTCGCCGAGCATCAACACCTTCGACGCGACCGTCGAGGGCGCGACGCTCCACGGGCCCGGTGGGTTCGAGTACACGCTCGACGATCCCTCGCCAGTCGAGGGACACGACACCGTCCGCGTGGGGATTCGCCCGGAGGACATGACGCTCGTCGACGATGGCGTCGCCATCGAGACGACCGTCCTCGAGCCGATGGGCAACGAGAACTTCCTGTACGCGACGATGGGCGAGGAGGAACTGACGCTGCGGGTCGTCCCGAGCGCCCGACCGTCGCCCGGCGACACCGTCGACTTCGCCTTCGACGAGGACTCGCTGTACCTGTTCGACGCGTTGACGAGCGAAGCGTTGAAGACGAAGACCGACGCCGGCGCACCGCTCATCGAGGAGCCGGAGGTGGCCGAATGACCCGGATCGTCGACTACGAACTGTACCAGGTGCCGCCGCGCTGGCTGTTCCTCCGCATCGAGACGAGCGACGGCCGCGTCGGCTGGGGGGAGCCCGTCGTCGAGGGGCGCGCGCGGACCGTCCGCACCGCCGTCGAGGAACTGCTCGACACGTACCTCCTCGGCGAGGACCCGATGCCGATCGAAGACCACTGGCAGACGATGTACCGCGGCGGATTCTACCGCGGTGGTCCGGTCCTCATGTCGGCGATTGCCGGCATCGACCAGGCGCTGTGGGACCTCAAGGGCAAACACTTCGGCGCCCCTATCTACGAACTGCTGGGTGGGCGAGCGCGCGACCGCGTCCGCGTCTACCAGTGGGTCGGCGGCGACCGGCCCGAGGGCGTCGCACAGGCGGCCGCCGAGAAGGTCGATCAAGGGTTCTCCGCGCTCAAGATGAACGCGACGCCGGAGATGCGTCGGGTAGACTCGCCGGCGTCGATCGACGCCGCCCGCGAGCGGCTGGCGGCCGTTCGCGAGACGGTCGGGCCGGAGGTCGACATCGGCGTCGACTTCCACGGTCGCGTGTCGAAGCCGATGGCCAAGCGGCTGGCGAAGGCGTTGGAGCCGTACGAGCCGATGTTCGTCGAGGAGCCGGTGCTCCCCGAGCACAACGACGCACTCCCGGAGATCGCAGGCCACACCACCGTCCCGATCGCGACGGGCGAGCGGATGTTCTCGCGGTGGGATTTCAAAGAGGTGTTCGAGAACGGTGCCGTCGACGTGATCCAGCCCGACCTCTCGCACGCCGGCGGGATCACCGAGGTGAAGAAGATCGCAGCGATGGCGGAGGCGTACGACGTCGCGATGGCCCCCCACTGCCCGCTGGGGCCGATCGCGTTGGCCTCCTGTGTCCAGGTCGACGCCTGCTCGCCGAACGTCCTCATCCAAGAGCAGAGCCTCGACATCCACTACAACGAGACGAGCGACGTGCTCGACTACCTCGCCGACCCCTCGGTGTTCGAGTTCGACGACGGCTTCATCGAACTCCCCGACGGCCCGGGTCTCGGGATCGAGATCGACGAGGACCACGTCCGCGACATGACGGGCGACGTCGACTGGCACAATCCCGTGTGGCGCCACGAGGACGGGAGCGTGGCCGAATGGTGAGCGGGAGCGCAGACGAGGGTACAGACGCACACGCCACGGGCGACCGGTTCGTGGACACAGTGGCGGTCGTCACTGGGTCGACCCGCGGCATCGGAGCCGGCGTCGCACGACGGCTCGCCGCCGAAGGCGCACGTGTGATCGTGACCGGACGCAGCAGGGACGCCGGCGAGGCGACCGTCGCCGACATCGAGGCCGACGGCGGCGACGCGACGTTCGTCCGTGCGGACATGCGCGACCCCGACGACATCGCGGCGCTGTTCGACGCCGCCGTCGAGACGTTCGGCGGCGTCGACGTCCTCGTCAACAACGCGGGCGTGGAGACGAACACGGCCGTCGACGAGGCGACGATGGACGACTGGGCGTTCGTCCTCGAGACGGACTTCCGCTCGTTCTGGCTGTGCGCGCGCGAAGCCGCCGAGCGCATGGACGGCGGAGCCATCGTCAACATGTCGTCGAACCACGCGATCTGCACGATGCCCGCGATGTTCCCCTACAACGCGGTGAAGGCGGGGATCAACGGCATGACGCGCGCGATGGCGCTCGACCTGGGGCCCGACATCCGAGTGAACACGGTCAACCCCGGCTGGGTGGCGATCGACCGAACGACGACTGACATGGACGAGGAGTATCGCGCCCACCTGAGTCGATTCACCCCGTCGGCCGACTCGGGACGCCCGCGGACGTCGCCGCGGCGGTGGCGTTCCTCGCCAGCGACGAGGCGGGCTTCGTCACGGGGGCGAACCTGCTCGTCGACGGCGGGCGAACTGCCGTCATGCAGGACGACACGCTCCCGGACTACCGCGCCCGCAGGCAGGAGGAGACAGAGCGTGACTGAGCGCGCGAGCGCCGGCGACACGACGGTCGCGTTCGATCCCCAGTCGGGCGACATCGACGTTGTCGCCGGCGACACGACGCTCCTGTCGGGGCGCGTGTCGGCGACGAGCACCGACGGGACGCCGCTCTCGACGAGTGTGTCGCTGTCGGCGGCCCACGGAGCGGTCGACATCACAGTCACCGCGACGAACGACACCGACGAGCAACGAGCGCTCGGCGACATCTGCGTGATCTCGGACGCGGAGACGGCGTTCTCCTCTGACGACCGGATCTTCGAGCACGGCTACCAGTCGTGGACGCCCACGGCGACGACGCCGCTCGACGACCCGTTCCCGCCGGAGTCGGTCGAGTCGGTGCCGCAGATGACCGACGTGGCGGCGCCCGACGAAGGACGAACGAGTCATGCCGTGACGGCGCTGTCCGGAGACGCCGGGTCGGTGACGCTTGGCTTCCTCGACCACGAAGCGTATCTGAGCCGCTTCGACGTCGCTACCGCGCCCGTGCGGCTCACCGCCTTGTGCCCTGGCGACGGCGTGTCGGTGTCACCTGGCGAGTGTCGAACCGCTGCGACACTGCGCGTCGATGCGACCCGAACGGTCGACGCGGCGTTGGCGTCCATCGCCGACGCCGTCGCCGACCGGATGGATGCACGTGTACCGGCGGCGGCCCCCACCGGCTGGTGCAGTTGGTACCACTACTTCACCGAGGTGACGGCGGACGACGTGCGCGACAACGTCGGCGCACTCGACGACTGGGGCGTCCCACTCGACGTGATCCAGATCGACGACGGCTACGAACAAGCGTTCGGCGACTGGCGAACTCTCGCCGACGGGTTCGACGACATGCGTGCCCTGCGCGACGACATCGTCGACGCTGGCCACACAGCCGGCATCTGGCTCGCACCGTTCTACGTCCAAGCCGACTCTCAGTTGGCTGCAGACCACCCGGAGTGGCTGATCACGGACGGCGCGGGTGCGCCGGTCGACGCCGGCGCCCGCCACGGTCCGATGTACGGGCTCGACGTCACCCACCCCGGTGCAACCGAGTGGCTCCGGGAGACGTTCCGCACGGTCGTCGAGGAGTGGGGGATTGAGTACCTCAAACTCGACTTCTTGTACGCCGCCGCGCTCCCGGGTGAGCGGCACGGGGACGTCACCCGCGCGCAGGCGTACCGGCACGGGCTGGCGACGATCCGAGAGGCCGTCGGCGACGCGTTCGTCCTCGGCTGCGGCGCACCGGGATTCCCCAGCGTGGGGTTGGTCGACGCGATGCGCGTCGGCCCCGACACGGCGCCGTACTGGCGTCGCGAGGGCGACGCCGCGAGCGAACCCGCCCACGAGAACGCGATTCGCAACGTGCTCAACCGTCAGTTCTGTCACCGCCGACTGTGGCTGAACGACCCCGACTGTCAACTCGTGCGGACGACGACCGACCTGACCGACCCCGAGCGGCGGTCGTTCGCCGCACTCGTCGCTCTCACCGGTGGGACGAACGTCCTCAGCGACGCCGTCGACGAGATTGACGCGGCTGGTCGCGACCTGTTCGAACGGACACTGCCGCCGGTCGACACCGGTTCGGTCGTCGGCGTGGGCGACACGGAACTCCCGGCGCGCGTCGTCTGCCGACGGTCTGCCGACGACGCCGTCGCCGTCGCTGCGTTCAACTGGGACGACGAAGCCGCGACTGTGCGGGTCGACCCGGCCGAGTACCTCGACGCCGACGCGGTCGTCGCCGTGGACGCCTTCGGCGACGACGGCCTCCACGACGGACCGATCGAACGCGAGGTCCCGCCCCACGGCGTGTTGCTGGTGCACGCGGCGCCGGCGTCGGACGAGCCGCGAGTCGTCGCTGCACATCACCTCGCGAACGCGGCCACACAACTAACCCACGTGGAGTGTGTCGGCGGGTCGCTCGTGATGACATCGGCCGCCGAGCAGCCGATGAACGTGACACTCGCGGTTCCGCCGAGCGTGACGACGAGTGTGGGCGAACAGCTGACCGACCGCACGGTTCGCGTGACCGTGCACCCCGGAGAGACGACGATCCCCTTCACCGAACGATGACCGACGACGACACCGACGACGGCCGCATCGCACACGAACCGCACGACCCAACGACGCCGCGGATCGGCGTCTGCTACTTCCCCGAGCACTGGCCACGAGACCGGTGGGAGCGTGACGTCGAACTGATGGTCGAGGCGGGCATCGAGGTCGTCCGGATGGCCGAGTTCTCGTGGGGGCGCATCGAGCCGACTCGCGGCGAGTTCGACTTCGAGTGGCTCGACGAGGCCGTCGCGTTGCTCGGAGAGGCGGGGATCGATGTCGTCCTCTGCACCCCGACGGCGACGCCGCCGAAGTGGCTCGTCGACGAGCGCCCAGAGATCCTCCAGGAGGAGCCCGACGGGACGACGCGCGCGTTCGGGAGCCGGCGCCACTACTGCTTCAACTCCGACGCCTATCGCGAGGAGACCGAGCGTGTGGTCACGCGGATGGCCGATCACTACGCCGACAATCCGCACGTCGTCGGCTGGCAGACCGACAACGAGTACGGCTGTCACCAAACGATCCGCTGTTACTGTGACGACTGCGGCGCTGCGTTCCGCGACTGGTGTCGCGAGCGCTACGGCGACGTCGAGACGCTCAACGAGACGTGGGGGACGACGTTCTGGAGCCAACAGCACGCCGACTTTTCGGAAGTCGACCCGCCGCGCCACACGGCGACGGAGCACCATCCGTCGCGACTGCTCGACTTCGGTCGCTTCGCCAGCGACAGCGCCGTCGACTACAACCGCCTCCAGACGGGCATCCTGCGGGAGGCGAACGCCGACTGGTTCGTCACCCACAACTTCATGGGCAACTTCCCGACGCTGGACGCGTACGACGTCACGGAGTCGCTGGAGTTCGCCACGTGGGACTCGTACCCCACCGGCTTCGCCCAGGACCGCCGACTCGGCGAGTCGACACCGGAGCGACTCCGCGCGGGCGACCCAGACCAGGTGAGTCTGAACCACGACCTGTACCGCACGCCCGCCGGCTTCTGGGTGATGGAGCAGCAGCCGGGCGACATCAACTGGCCGCCGTACGCCCCCCAACCGGGCGAGGGCGCGATGCGGCTGTGGGCTCACCAGGCGGTGGCGCACGGCGCGAACACGGTGTCGTACTTCCGCTGGCGCCGCTGTCGACAGGGCCAAGAGCAGTACCACGCGGGGCTGCTCCGCCACGACGGCACCCCCGACCGCGGGTTCGAGGACGCGCGCGAGGCGGCCGCCGAGCTGGCCGAGCTGGATCTGGCTGGCGTCGACGCACCCGTCGCGCTGTTGTTCAGCTACGACGACCTCTGGGCGCTGTCCGAACAGCCACACTCACCCGAGTTCGACTACTGGCAGCTTGTCGGCCGGTTCTACCGAGCGCTGCGCGGCCGTGGCGTACAGGTCGACGTCGTGCAACCGGAGGCGGACCTCTCCGGGTACGCGGCGGTCGTCGCACCGACGCTCCACCTCGCCGACGGGGCGTTGGCCGATCACCTCGAGTCGTACCTGCACGAGGGCGGACAGCTTCTGTTCGGCCCACGGTCGGGGTATAAGCTCCCCGGCAACCGACTCCAGCCCGACCTGGCCCCCGGCCCGTTCACGTCGCTCGTGGGCGGTCACGTCGACCAACACGAGTCCCCACCGGAGACGTTGGCGACGGAGCTCAGCTATCGCGGCGACGAGTACGAGTTCGACACCTGGGGCGAGTGGCTCGTTGCCGACGACGCGACCGTCGTCGGTCGCCACGAGAGTGGGACGGCCGAAGGCAACCCGGCGCTGTTACACCACGACGTCGGCGACGGGGCCGTGACCTACTGCGGTGTCCAGCCGGGCACGGCGCTGGCAGACGCACTCGTGTCCGACCTGTTGGGCCGAGCTGGCGTCGGCCACACAGAGCGCCTCCCGGAGACAGTTCGACTCGCGGAACGCGATGGAGTGACGTGGGTGTTGAACTTCGGCTCGGAGTCGGTGACGGTCGACGGTCCTGCCGACGCCGAGTGGATCGTCGGTGCCGAAACGGTGTCGCCGTTCGGCGTCGGCGTCGTCGAGGCGCCCGCTTCGAGTCTCGGTCTCGTCGACACCGAGTGACAGTCACGCCGGCGTGAGCGCCGGGGGAGTCGGAGACTGCTGCGGGCAGGACCGACGTCACGGTCGATCCCGGGTGGATCGACCCACCCGGAGTTGTTCGGGGACGCCTGCGGCGTAGTCGCGCTGTCCACGACTCTTGTGTCGCGGCTTTCGCGACCCCGATCCTCACGACTCGCCCACGAGACAGCCATTCTCAGGGCTCTCATCGAGTACCGACGACGAGACGAGAGACACGGCCGAGTGTGTGGCGGCTCGCCCCGAAGAAGCGACCGCCTGGGTGGCCTCTATTTGCCACCTTCCGGTGTGAATAGCCATATGCCCGTTCAGTCCGTTCTGTGGTAAGTGACTCG from Halobaculum marinum carries:
- a CDS encoding extracellular solute-binding protein, translating into MSKRTNTTGRRRVLKGAGLAGLAGLAGCIGTGDPAPSDGGTETSGNGGSDGGGSSTTSSGPAMAQSAEVWGWDVAAKSLDLIDDPYESEHGGDITITQIGRADMKDKFKSTLLSGSGAPGAAMMESVDAASWVDTGGLRDISDWLAEAGIKEEFVPGKWGPLEKDGGTYALPWDIGPVGTFYRRDVMEEHGIDPTSVETWDQYIEEGKKLPDGQYLLNLPSNDYDGLWRMMFRQLGGQPFTSNGAVNINSDKSLQVARILKRLRDSGVANDLASWSSAWFTAFGEGTTASLTAGAWIEGTLKAELGDTAGQWGAIKPPAIESGGSRATNWGGSNVTIAKQVDDETARRAWDYMAYTLGSKEHQLTMYKEYGIFPALESAYESEAFDQGSEFLDGQEAGRMFAEIAPEIAPYRYTVDTPEVTKAINTHFRDMMTGNKTPKEAIDAAATQVADRTGRDLA
- a CDS encoding carbohydrate ABC transporter permease, coding for MAAPTSNEPLSDATVRDRARFFRQALSRRLPSLGESGVGYLFLLPTFLLFSLFLGFPILYTFYLSFFRFQGVSDETLLWIDLPGFEFQLTRIAELQFVGLQNYTAMFTDTLFLQASFNTLFILLVQVPLMVGLALLFAVALNASFVKFRGVFRTVLALPVSANLVAYSTVFLLLMQETGLVNYVLTGVGLPAIPWLSSSFWSRMTIVGAVTWRWTGYNMIILLAGLQNIPQQLYEAAEIDGASRIDKFRYVTVPLRPVLLFVFVTSTIGTFKLFSEPVIINSGGAPLDSTITIVQYIYQTAFIDFRLGYASALTYVLIFVVSLLSAAQLRVGGSDDA
- a CDS encoding carbohydrate ABC transporter permease — its product is MREETRREAVWQFLTYAFILMGATVTMVPLYWIAVASTLKESEFLSSTAPRLLPGDSFLANFESLQARQNVQFVGHPGEMTQYIDVGPFYFAYDFWHLWDMGAMESSIFVAVVYTALSLLLCSMAGFAFAKYEFRFKKPIFYAILATLILPIQLLVIPLFLLMSQLGMTNNYWAIILPWAANPLGIFLMRQNMRSIPDALLESARMDGATEFQLYYKIALPTMKSSLAALAIILFLFQWNLFLFPLVILDQGKYTIPVAINQLVGAQRVYYDQIMVAAALSVIPVFLLFLFLQKQFVSGILAGAVKE
- a CDS encoding ABC transporter ATP-binding protein → MSGITLQTVRKEFETGEEHIVAVDDVDLEIRDGEFLVLVGPSGCGKTTTLRCIAGLEDVTDGTIAFGDDDVTDLRARERDVAMVFQNYALYPHMNVRENIGMGLKLSSSMTSAEIDAKVEDVAELLGIEPLLAKKPKELSGGQQQRVALGRAIVRDPEAFLMDEPLSNLDAKLRAQMRTELQTLQHDLDVTTVYVTHDQTEAMAMGDRIAIMDGGELQQVGTAEEVYRTPVNEFVADFIGSPSINTFDATVEGATLHGPGGFEYTLDDPSPVEGHDTVRVGIRPEDMTLVDDGVAIETTVLEPMGNENFLYATMGEEELTLRVVPSARPSPGDTVDFAFDEDSLYLFDALTSEALKTKTDAGAPLIEEPEVAE
- the dgoD gene encoding galactonate dehydratase, with translation MTRIVDYELYQVPPRWLFLRIETSDGRVGWGEPVVEGRARTVRTAVEELLDTYLLGEDPMPIEDHWQTMYRGGFYRGGPVLMSAIAGIDQALWDLKGKHFGAPIYELLGGRARDRVRVYQWVGGDRPEGVAQAAAEKVDQGFSALKMNATPEMRRVDSPASIDAARERLAAVRETVGPEVDIGVDFHGRVSKPMAKRLAKALEPYEPMFVEEPVLPEHNDALPEIAGHTTVPIATGERMFSRWDFKEVFENGAVDVIQPDLSHAGGITEVKKIAAMAEAYDVAMAPHCPLGPIALASCVQVDACSPNVLIQEQSLDIHYNETSDVLDYLADPSVFEFDDGFIELPDGPGLGIEIDEDHVRDMTGDVDWHNPVWRHEDGSVAEW
- a CDS encoding glycoside hydrolase family 36 protein, with amino-acid sequence MDARVPAAAPTGWCSWYHYFTEVTADDVRDNVGALDDWGVPLDVIQIDDGYEQAFGDWRTLADGFDDMRALRDDIVDAGHTAGIWLAPFYVQADSQLAADHPEWLITDGAGAPVDAGARHGPMYGLDVTHPGATEWLRETFRTVVEEWGIEYLKLDFLYAAALPGERHGDVTRAQAYRHGLATIREAVGDAFVLGCGAPGFPSVGLVDAMRVGPDTAPYWRREGDAASEPAHENAIRNVLNRQFCHRRLWLNDPDCQLVRTTTDLTDPERRSFAALVALTGGTNVLSDAVDEIDAAGRDLFERTLPPVDTGSVVGVGDTELPARVVCRRSADDAVAVAAFNWDDEAATVRVDPAEYLDADAVVAVDAFGDDGLHDGPIEREVPPHGVLLVHAAPASDEPRVVAAHHLANAATQLTHVECVGGSLVMTSAAEQPMNVTLAVPPSVTTSVGEQLTDRTVRVTVHPGETTIPFTER
- a CDS encoding beta-galactosidase, with the protein product MTDDDTDDGRIAHEPHDPTTPRIGVCYFPEHWPRDRWERDVELMVEAGIEVVRMAEFSWGRIEPTRGEFDFEWLDEAVALLGEAGIDVVLCTPTATPPKWLVDERPEILQEEPDGTTRAFGSRRHYCFNSDAYREETERVVTRMADHYADNPHVVGWQTDNEYGCHQTIRCYCDDCGAAFRDWCRERYGDVETLNETWGTTFWSQQHADFSEVDPPRHTATEHHPSRLLDFGRFASDSAVDYNRLQTGILREANADWFVTHNFMGNFPTLDAYDVTESLEFATWDSYPTGFAQDRRLGESTPERLRAGDPDQVSLNHDLYRTPAGFWVMEQQPGDINWPPYAPQPGEGAMRLWAHQAVAHGANTVSYFRWRRCRQGQEQYHAGLLRHDGTPDRGFEDAREAAAELAELDLAGVDAPVALLFSYDDLWALSEQPHSPEFDYWQLVGRFYRALRGRGVQVDVVQPEADLSGYAAVVAPTLHLADGALADHLESYLHEGGQLLFGPRSGYKLPGNRLQPDLAPGPFTSLVGGHVDQHESPPETLATELSYRGDEYEFDTWGEWLVADDATVVGRHESGTAEGNPALLHHDVGDGAVTYCGVQPGTALADALVSDLLGRAGVGHTERLPETVRLAERDGVTWVLNFGSESVTVDGPADAEWIVGAETVSPFGVGVVEAPASSLGLVDTE